The proteins below come from a single Bacteroidales bacterium genomic window:
- a CDS encoding TraB/GumN family protein, protein MNSRMNLGNYKFYIIKVFIILIPAWLGSGISSANTTQKESSLLWKITGNGLDKPSYLFGTYHVTPPQFLDSVAGFKKAFASVQQYAGETDVTKNIEFPETRSPYLPKDTTYKDLLSSSDLQYLDIILSKYLPEWSINKVPVRPAYLQYVLTTTIFSSKAAQLEGNKVLKNTTYESGLDSYLWKTAKNNALDLIQLETEEDRNRWRLYEHKKGSFDGNLKEDAENLITVMKFFESDTLDIITRFIQLSIEIKEAYFEQNLIKFEDLNTKSLEIIQSLNLDADDLSSTLDLIEKKDNIVLKERNLFWMEKIPFLIQSKPTFIAVGTSHLIGEYGVINLLRKEGYMVEPVLGE, encoded by the coding sequence ATGAATAGTCGGATGAACCTGGGAAACTATAAGTTTTACATTATTAAAGTTTTCATCATTTTGATACCAGCCTGGCTTGGATCAGGAATATCTTCCGCAAACACTACTCAGAAAGAATCAAGTTTACTATGGAAAATAACCGGTAATGGATTAGATAAGCCTTCTTATCTGTTTGGCACATACCACGTCACACCTCCCCAGTTTTTAGACAGTGTTGCCGGATTTAAAAAAGCATTTGCTTCGGTACAACAATATGCGGGGGAAACTGATGTTACAAAAAATATAGAATTTCCGGAAACAAGGTCACCGTATTTACCTAAGGATACTACTTATAAGGACTTATTAAGCAGTTCAGACCTGCAGTATCTGGACATTATTCTAAGCAAATATTTGCCTGAATGGTCAATAAATAAGGTACCTGTGCGCCCTGCTTATCTTCAATATGTATTAACGACTACAATTTTTTCGTCAAAAGCAGCACAATTAGAGGGTAATAAAGTATTGAAGAATACGACTTATGAAAGTGGATTAGATAGTTATTTATGGAAAACTGCTAAAAACAATGCCCTTGATTTAATACAATTAGAAACCGAGGAGGATAGAAATCGTTGGAGATTATATGAGCACAAAAAGGGTTCTTTTGACGGAAATTTGAAAGAAGATGCTGAAAATTTGATTACAGTGATGAAGTTCTTTGAATCAGATACACTTGATATCATCACACGCTTTATACAATTAAGTATAGAAATAAAAGAAGCTTATTTCGAACAAAATTTAATAAAATTCGAAGACCTGAACACAAAGTCGTTGGAAATAATTCAAAGTTTAAATTTAGATGCCGATGATCTATCATCCACATTAGACCTAATAGAAAAAAAAGACAATATAGTGCTAAAGGAAAGAAATCTTTTCTGGATGGAAAAAATACCATTTTTGATACAAAGTAAACCAACTTTTATAGCAGTTGGAACCAGTCATCTTATTGGGGAATACGGAGTCATTAATTTGTTGCGAAAGGAAGGGTATATGGTTGAACCTGTATTGGGTGAATAA
- a CDS encoding GNAT family N-acetyltransferase: MMDIEQVEFIKMSHEHAGKVMRIYNYYIENSFAAYAEQKLPVNFFDKLLETSKGYPAYVIKSGDDIIGFCLLRPYHPFPTFKSTAEITYFIDEKHSGKGLGKMVLDKLTDAAGEQGITTILASVSSKNPQSLSFHRKHGFSECGRFRQIGRKFGETFDIIWFSKQIQ; encoded by the coding sequence ATGATGGATATAGAACAAGTTGAATTTATAAAAATGAGCCATGAGCATGCCGGCAAGGTCATGAGAATTTATAACTATTATATCGAGAATAGCTTTGCCGCATATGCCGAACAAAAGTTGCCGGTTAACTTTTTCGACAAGCTGCTTGAAACAAGCAAAGGCTATCCCGCTTATGTGATCAAATCCGGCGACGATATTATCGGATTTTGTTTGTTAAGGCCATATCATCCTTTCCCTACATTCAAAAGTACAGCCGAAATCACTTATTTTATCGATGAAAAACATTCGGGTAAAGGACTCGGAAAAATGGTACTGGATAAACTGACCGATGCTGCCGGAGAACAAGGCATCACCACTATTCTTGCAAGTGTATCTTCTAAAAACCCCCAAAGTTTAAGTTTCCACCGGAAGCATGGTTTTAGTGAGTGTGGCAGATTCAGACAGATTGGTCGTAAATTTGGAGAAACATTTGATATAATTTGGTTTTCAAAACAAATTCAATAA